GGATTACTCTTTCTCTGAGGTCTGCAACCTCAAACATTTTACGAACATGATCTATACATAAAGGGAAGCTTCTACTGGTTTTAACAGTCTTAGTGACTTTGCTTCCAGACCTCATATGAACAGGCATTTGGTAAAATCTAAAAAGCTGTCTTATTCCCAATGTAAAATTTCGCGCAGTATTAGTCTTATATCCTTGCTCTAAAAGATAACTGTGAAACTTTTCAATTTCCTTTACAAATCTTGCCGCTCTGTTACGGTATTCAATGAGATTTTCGCTCTCTCTTTGTGTCAAATCGCTTTTTCTGATTTCAAGAACTTCTCTAGGAGACTTGTCAAACCATTCGCAAAACTTCTTGATTCCAATTCGATACGATTTCTTAGTGTTAGGGTTCGCAACTGAGTCTAAGTATTCTTTTACGCTCAACTCCATTCGACCACACTCCATTATTGGCTTTCCGTATATCAAGATGTCGGTTTTGCCAACTATGAGTATGGTCTTCCCCCGAAGTAGCCCTATCTAAGGTGTTACTTCCACAATCAAGAATGGTTTTTGGCGTCTATGAATATTCACTGATACGTCAAATGAGAAATAGATGATGCGCACACAACATTAGCTAACTGGGTGTTATTATTCCGTCTTTCATCATTATTTTTCTTTCTGCATAGTCGGCAATGTCTTGTTCATGGGTGATAACAATGATTGTAGTTTTTGTTTCTTCATGGAATTTTTTGAGTAAATCCATGACTTGTTTTCCAGTTACAGAGTCCAAATCACCGGTTGGTTCATCGGCAAATATCACGGCAGGACGATTGGTTAATGCCCGGGCGATGACTACACGTTGCATTTGCCCACCGCTCAATGTGGCGGGATACTGTTTAGCTTGCTGATCAAGCCCAACTCCCTCTAGAAGATTTTCTATACGATCTTTCAAATCCTTGCTTAATCCAGCCAGATCTGCTGGCAACGCTACATTCTCTCGGGTGTCGAAATGAGGCAACAATGTATAGGTTTGGAATATGAAACCCATCTCTAACAGTCTAGACTTGGATTTTGCAGAATCACCTAATTCATGAAGATTTTTTCCGCGAAACAGCACAACTCCATAATCGGGTGTATCGAGACCTGCAATGCAATTTAAGAGAGTTGTTTTTCCTGCTCCAGAATTTCCTAAAATCGCAACAAATTCTCCCTCTTTAATATCAAGATTCACTCCACGAAGAGCGTATACAGTTGTCTTTCCAAGATTGTAGTTCTTGGTTAATCCTCTCACAGCGAGAATAATGTCATCAGCCACGTCAAATGCGTCAGAATCCTTGTGGTCGAAAAGTTGTCTGTCAAAGCTGAAATAGGGAATATCGGATCCAAAGAGGTCTGTCCACGTTTTTAGAAGTTCAGCTTCAACAAACAAGTCAATACTTAATTCTGCTATGGACAGTAGCCGGGTCTGGAAGTCATTAACGGAATCGATGGTTTTTACTCCATTTTTCTGTTCATCCAGATAATCACGAAGGTGAATTTGACATTCTTGAAGTTTGTCTTGTACTTCGATTAGTAACGCTTTTCCATACTCGATTTCTGACGCCATTTCCGCAAGTGCCGCATTAAGGTTCACGGCATCGTTCTTTAAGTGATATGAGGGAAGTACCGTGCGGGGAACTTGGAATAGGTCAAAAATTCGAGAGATTACACTGCCTATGTCATCTAAGGCACTGAGTTTTGCTGTTAAAATCCGGAGGAACAGTTCCAGTTTGGTCTGTAGTTTCTGGTTTTTGCTCCGATAGTGAGTTCCTTCCACTCCCAATTTCAGTCTTTCAAGCACACGATCCATTTCTTGTAGACGAGTAACCGTTGGTTTCAGAAATATCCTAAAGAAATTTGAAAAGAGTAATTTGTCAACCAATTTGTCTATGTTCATTTTAGTTTCACTGTTTGAACTCTTGAAGATTGGAGAGTCAAATCCGGAGAGGAAAAACCGATGTTCTCGGTTCTCTACGATGTCCCATGAAATCACAATACTTCTCGATTGAATCTCGCAGTGCATGTTTGGTATATCTTTGCTGATCTTCTCTAATCGGCTATCAAAGATCTTTGCAAGATTGGGGTCGACCTCTTTGACAAAATCTTTGACGATTCTGGATGTTTCTCGTAATTCTTGGTTGTTTTTCAGTTCTTGTTCGAATTTGGACTTGTTGCCAATGTAATACTTTGTGAAACTGTCAAGAGTTCTTTTTTCAAATTTCTCCATAGTTTTGCTGTCAATATTTCCGTCATCTTTTTGTCCAGATAAGACGATGAATGTGTTGAGTTCTTGACTGTTAATGGCTGAAGCGGGAATTCCCAGACTCTTTCGATAATGTGACAAAAGCCGCTTTTGCAAGGTTACATTGTTGGATTGTGATGATTTGTCTATTAATCCTGCCGTGTAGATTCTCATTTGGAGGACTCCTCCTTTTTGAATGGCCCATGTTCAATGCTGGACACTCTTCCGTCAGTCATATGGACTATGTAGTCGCACTGTTCGGCGATCCATCTGTTGTGGGTGACGAGAACTAGGGTTTGTTTGTTAATTTCGTTTATTCGGCGAAAGAGGGCCATAACATCGGCGCTTGTTGTAGAATCCAGATCACCGGTGGGTTCATCTCCGAGAATGATTGCGGGTTGGTTAATGAGAGCTCGGGCTACAGCTACTCGTTGTTGTTGGCCCCCTGAAAGTTCTGAGGGAAGATGGTATAATCTATCTCCCATTCCTAATTCTCTCAAGAGCATTTTTGCCTGTTCTCGGGCTACGCCAGCTTTTAAGCCTCTTAGCAACAGAGGAGTTTCCACGTTTTCTACAGCTGACAAGAAGGGGAAAAGGTTGAATAACTGGAAAATGAAGCTAATATTATCCAGACGGAAGGCGGTCATTTGGCTATCTGAGAGTGTAGTTGTATCTATGCCGTCTATGCCGATTTTGCCGCTTGAACGTTTATCCAGATGTCCTATCATGTTCAGGAGAGTTGTCTTTCCACATCCGGAGGGCCCCATAATGGCCATCATGTCCCCTTTTTGGACAGTGAGGTCTAGTCCTCGAAGGGCATGCACCTCATTGGGCTTTCCTTCATCATAGCGTTTATGCAAATCAGAAATCACGAGGATAGATTTCTGGTTCTTCTCAACTTGGTTTTTGTCGACTGAAACTCTTTCTTCATTCAGTATCATGGTTCATTTCCTCTTTACCCTACATACCTCAAAGCCTCAGCCGGGGGGATTCTTGAGGCAATCCATCCTGGGATGGCTCCTACGCTTAAGGCGATGATGGTGATGAAGCCTAAGTACAGGCCGATGTCGTTCCATGGGATTATCAATGTAGCATTTTGCATGTTTGCAAAGCCCACGCTGATTAGCAGGCCATTGGCAACTCCAATGAATAGCCCAATTAATCCGAGCACTACTAGCTCAAGCAACACTGAGAGCATCACTTGTTTTCTTGGAAACCCGATTGCTCGCATCATTCCGATTTCTCTTTTTCTTTCCGCGACATTTCGAACGGAGATTACACCCATACCCACGGACCCTATAACCAAACCAAACGTAACGTAGATTTGCAAGAAAGAGACAATTCTTTCAGACATCTCTAGAAAAGCCTCGATCTTTGAGTAGAGAACTGTTGCATCAGCGACAAAGAAGTTGTCACCAACTAACTGTCGATATCCCTGGTCTTTGGTGTTGGTGAATTCTTCGATGGTTTGTGCAACTTCTTCGATCTGGTCATCATCAATTGGGTAAGTGGTCTTGATGAGGAAATAGTCGAATTGATTTGGAGCTCGCGATATAAATGTTACGCCATCGGCTTCTCCTAAAAAGTTGGTTTGGTTTGCCCAGCGTTCGGGAAGGTAGAGTCTTCCTAGGGCTTCTGAGAATTCGAAGTGGCCTCCTCCAAGTTGGAATGAGGTTAATGGAAAACCGCCTGCACGCTGGGAGTCCAGCCGCCCCCCAATTGTAAAGGGTTGATAGATGGGTACTCCATAGGCAGATGTGTTCATGGGGATCCAGAGTTGCAATCCTAGAGGAAGAAGGAAAGAGTCGGTGAAGACGATTGGGTTTTTGATAATCGAGCCATTCTTGTCTCGCAGAACATCTACGTCTTCTAGGTCTGAGCCACCAAGTTCCCCCATGGACTCCAGATCGATGTCGCTTAGACCACCCTCCCCTGAAAGTATTGATGGTAGTGATACGTTGTAGACTGCCATTTTGTAGGTGAAGTCAAAGAACAAATCCCATGCTGTTCTTGACATGTCTAAGAGTTCTTTGTCTGTTGTGTCTGGATCAAATGATTTTGAAACAACATCTGGAAAACCACTTAGATAGAAATCGTAACGCCAATTAGGGTCAGAAGCATTTGGGGCATCCCCTCTTATTTGTTCTGGGCGGAGTTCTCCATATCCGAGAGGTAACATATCTGTTTGGGAGTTGAATTCGGGTGAGTATGGGTCTTCTAAGGCTACGAATTTCTGGAAGTCCGTGGTTGGACGATAGGTTTTGAATCCGATGACGTCTGTTATGTGTCCATCGAGTTTGTACAGTTCTTCCGTGTACGAAATTCCAGTTGATATCGCCTCTGGCTTATTTAGGTGTACAATGAGATCTACTCCTCGAGAGTCTTCCTCTGTTTGAACAACGGAACTCAAATTTGTGGGGACCAAGGTAGCAACTGTTACATTCAAGGTCAGGATTACTGCGAAAATTGCGAATGTCAGGGTGGAGCGTGTTATATGAGATGAGATTAATGCGGGGGCTATTTGTGCTACTCCTTTTACTCCTCTGACTTTTATGAGAAGCCTCCTCAACGCTCTCATTACTATGGGAAGATTGAGTGCCACAAACAGGATTGACCCGATTAGAATTTCCATAATTCCTATTATCAAAACATCAGGCGCCAAGCCAGAGCTAGTGGGCATCCACTCACCCATTGCGATAGCGAATAAAACGAAGGGTGTGGCCCAAAGAGTGACCGCAGTAAAGGTCAGCGCTTTTGCGCGATCGATGAAGTGTGACAGGATTATGCCAACGCCAAAGAAGAGTAAACCCGCTCCGATTAGAATATTTCTCCATTCATTCAGCGAATCCCAGCCTTGGCTTGCCCAGATGACTTGAGAACTATCATCAAGGACCCCATTAATTAACAGGAAATATGATCCGCCAAGGGCAGCCACTATTCCTAACAGAACCAAGTTTCGACTGGATTTTTCTTTGAAGGAAACTTTGATTCCTCGGAGTGCCTCCACAATGTTAACCCGTGATGCTCTCAGAGCCGGTAATATACCAGTTACGATGCCTAAAGTTACTCCTACTATTACTGACAAGAGTATTACTTGTTGGGAGATAACCGGTTGAACACTTAACTCTCCTGTCCCAAATAGACTTACGAGATAGAGTGCAACAGCTTGACCAAAGGCTAGACCGCCTACTAAACCCAAGATCCCTCCGATTATTCCTTGAAATAAATTCTCAATCAATATGGATAGAAAGATGCCTCGGCGATTCTCGCCAACCGCTCTTAGAACGCCTGTCTGAAATTCTCGGTCTTCAACGCTCATGAGTTGAACGTTTGCTATCAGTAGGACACCAGTTATCATAATGAGGAGACCCAACGCAGTCAACATCGTGGACATCAAGGTCATAATCAATTCTGCAATACTGAAAAAAATCAATCGGGGAGATTCAACCCTGTAGATCTTATAGGAATTTCCTGTAAAGGGGTCTATTTGTTCAGGGATAGCTGCTTCTAACTCATCCACTTGTTCTTGAAGATACTCTTCGTCAATTTCTGAGGCAAAATGATTGGTTTTAAGAGCCAAGAGATAAGCGGTAACACGATTCTTTTCGCGTATTGGATCCTGTAAACTTACCCAATCCTGGAGATGCTCCAGAGTAAACAGTGCTCCACTATATTGGGACCCAATCCCAGGACGTTTTGAATCAAAAACACCAACAATATTGAGTTCAACACTCTCAATGGCGTAGGTTGGTGTTACGATTGGTAACCCCGTAGTTGAATTGATCGACACAGTTAGAGTAACATTTGTAACCTCTGTATCCAATGAAACTGGAAAGATTGTATCCGGATTTAACCCCAAACTTTCTGCTTGACGACTTGACAACAAAATACTTGAATTATCAGTCAAAATAGTGCTGATGTCCATTTTTTCTCCTGATTTCCAATCATAAAAAGAGCCAAATGCCTCTGAGAAATTACTGGGAATTCCAGCTATTTTAACAGAGGGATCAAACTGAGACCCTACCATCATTGGCAACTGCGTAGATAATTCTGGCATGATTCCAACCGCAGCGGGAACCAAAGCTCTGATCTTTTCTTGATCAGCCGCCTTTAGATAGCCACCAACGGCAGCATTCAATACGCGAATGTCAACTTCTCCCTCACTTTGAAGCAGGCTTGTGAGAAACGCATTTTCCAAGGTATCTGTGGTAATTTGAATACCTACCAACAAAGAAACTCCAAGTGTTACTGCGAGGATAGCGCTCAGATTCTTTGTCTTTCTTCTCATCAAAGATCTTTTGGCTATCATAAAACTGGCTTTCAATCCCACAGGAAACACCAAATTTGATCAAATTCTTTTTTGCTGTCATGCATCTAAAGTTGTGTTGGTGTTATATCACAGTCACATAGGCTCAAATTGCTTAGAGAATCTTGGCGGGTTCATTCTCTTTGATTCTTCGCGCAATCTTCTCAAGCTTCTTAGAACAATCATTCAAAATTTCGGCTATTTCTTCGGCATCTTGCTTTGTCAAGTTGTCTTTCATGGCAGCTCGGAGGTCTATAAATGTCTTTACAACTCTTTTCGCAGATCCTCTGACATCACACAAGTTTTCATGGTTGATGCAAAACTGAAATCCTCCAACGAGCATTGGTGCAAGAAATTCCAGTTTTTTCAAAAACTTTTGTCCAAACTTTGCCTGTTCTTCAAAGAATGTTTTTCCTTCATCTGTAAGCACATACTGTTTCATTCCACTTTCTCCGGTGGGTGACTCGTTGGTGTAGCCCTTATCTTGAAGCGAAGCCAGAAGTGGATAGATTGATCCTGGACTTGGTTTCCACCTTCCACCTGTTTCCCGTTCAATTTCCTCGACAATCTCTGCACCGGACATAGGCTTCTCCGTTAGCAATTTTAAAACTAAGAATCGGAGAAGGCCTCTTGGGACACCTGCGGTTCGCCTCATCCATCGATCAACCATTATATCACCAACGATATCAGCAAAGATATCACTGGTGACATATAAACATTATGAATTCAGGTTCTGTTAAGTCTTAGGGTGATAAATCAACCTGTTAACTTTCGGGGGATATAGGTTCCATTCAAAAGTTTATCTGATCCTAAGTGCTTATGGAGTATCTGAACATGGATTCTATTCTCGGCTTCATTGGTGTAATCCTCGTTCTTGGTGGTCTCGTTATGTATTATGTTGGCTTGGGAAAATCAGTGAATCATATTGTAGGTTTTAGGGTACCTCCAACTATGAGAAACCCCGAAATATGGAAGACTGTAAACATTCGCATGGCGAAAATCATGTTCGTACACGGAGTTATCACAACAATCGCAGGTTTAACTATATCCGAAACGAGCACGCTCGTGCCAGCAATCCTCGCTGTTGGCATTCTGCCTTTGCTCGGTTATATGGTTTATGGTACATGGTATGCTTATGAGCTAGAAAAACGCTGGCTATCTAGCTGAGCCGACGCGATTAAGTATATGCATAATTCAAACCGTCCATTACATCAAGTCACTCTTTCAGGGGAAACTTTGCTAGAATACAAGTTCTACGTTATAGGATTTGTAACTCCTGATGTTGTGCGTCTAAAAGGAGACGTTTGGTTTAGCAAATTGAGTTCTGAGCAAATATCTTCTGTTGAGCAGTTTCTTTCAGAATATGCATGAACGATTAAGCAAAAAAGATAAAACGTATTGGTTCTTTAAGGTTAACCTAGAGGATGCTCTAATGAGTGAGGCAGTTCTTCAAATTCTGCTTGTCCTTGCATATCTGGCAATTGGTTTGATTGCAATCACCTTCCCTATTTATGCAATCTCTGTAAACTACCTGCCGCAGGAGAAAACTGAGAGTGAAAAGGAACGTAAGAAGCGAATTGAGAAACTAAGAAAGAATATTGCGAAGCTGACAGATGAGCTATCAGGGGAGAAGGAAGATGCTGAACGTGTTTCCAAAATAAGAGTACAAATTGAAAGATATAAAACTGAACTAGAAGGTACTGAACTGAGAGCTGATTATTTGACAGCGAAAGGTGCTGTTAGAAACCCCATTATCAAGCTAGTCTTGGCATTATTGACCGCAGGAATAGGAATACATTTTTGGACCGTCGATGAGCTGTCATTGGTGATCACTTTCGGATTTGTTTCTGGTGGGCTTTCTGTCGCAGCCCTCCATAATTTGTACAAGACAGTTACGGCCGTTGAATACGCAGCGCTCAGACCAGCTCGAACTGTTGATTTTATTGTGGAATTCTCGTTGCCCAAAGGCAAAGATAAAATAAAAGTCAACAAAGCATCTGAATTGAAAATGGTTTTCGGCACAAGTGAAGCTGACGTCGAAAACTTGACTATGATTGCAGAATTTCCTTCAGAATTAGAGATTCCAGTGGAGGAGGAGCCAACTGCAGGATCTACATTAGAATGTGTGACGACATCACGTTTTCCAGAAAAAACTGTAATTCTATACGAAAGACCTTTCTTTCCTAGGAATATTAACACTACCCTGAACCAGGTTATTCTCCCAAAGAAAGTCGGGCAGCATACTATTGAATTTCGTATTTCGGGGAAAGGAATCCGTGAAATCATAGAAGAATTTGTTGTCACTGTCGTTAAATGAATGGAAGCGTGCGCAGAGAGTGGAGATTCTTTAATCAGTTTTTTCATCACCTTTCAATCTTGTAGTATCTTGCGTGTTTAGACTGTTCATTGTGGGTGGGGGAAAGAGTTGCAAGGGGAAACTGCGCTTCGGGGGGTTTCCCCTCGGGGGCAAGTTGGGGCTACATGCTCATTCCCGAGTCTCTTTCGGGAGAAAAACTGAATCACCTAAATGATGAAGAAGAGAGAATGCATGTGTTATACGTAGTTTATATATATCTGCAAATGGGATACTGGGCAAATGAGAAAGCTTGGCTGGGACTCAAGCCATGAGTGTGAAGTTCTTTACGTCTAGACGTTTCAAGACTCGATTGTCGAAAAAGTACGAAGAATTAAAGGGCTTGTACAATAGACTTGTGGATGAAGTCATGTACATCCTAAGAGACGCCATAGAAAAAGACAAGGTAAAGATCCATAGCTTAAATCCCAGAGAAACCAAAATCAAGACTTTCAAGAGCTTCTACGATAAAGTGGTCAGTAGACAAATTAGGAAGAGCCAGTTCGAGGCTATTGAAGACATTGCTGGAGTTCGTGTCATATGCCTCTATCGGTCAGATTTGGCGAAAATAGGTGGAATTATCTCAAAGAGTTTCGAGCTCATCAAAGCTGAAACCTCGACAACTCGGACAGAAGCACCATTTGGATATTCAAGTGACCACTACGTCGTTAAACTTCCCAAGGAGTGCAAAGGACCAAGGTATGACAACATAAAGAAGCTGAAATGTGAGGTTCAGGTTCGCACAATACCGATGGATGCATGGGCTTCTGTGTCGCACCATTTGGATTACAAGCAAGAAGTAGACATCCCGAGAGAGTTGCGAACCACCTTTAATGCACTTGCTGGTCTTTTCTATGTTGCTGATACTGTTTTCGAATTCTTTAGAAAGGGAATCGAGGAGTCGCGAGCCAATCTTATGAAAGCCGTTCGCGAAGACGCTTTTGACGTTAATCAAGAAATAAACTTGGATAGCCTACAAGCATACATGAGATGGAAATATCCAGAAAGAACTATCTCGGCGTCTTCTGAAGTTTCATTGTTGGTCAAAGAACTCGGGGCATTTGGTCATAGGAACTTGCGCCAACTAGATGACAAAATCAACACCGCGTCATCGGTGCTAACACAATTCGAGAAGGAGTTTTTTGAGGCGCTAACACAAGCTGAAAAGGAGTTTGTTGGTGGAGACTTGGGTCGATATACTGCAGTAGGTGCAATTAGACATTCTCTGGATCTTACTGACGATGACTACTTCAATAGCCGGCATCCTGGAAAACCCGTGGAAAAACTCGTGGATAGTCTTTGGCTGAAAACTGGCAAGTTGATAAAGAAGCATAGGTCGAAACTGCGTTCATAGTTTCCTCCCAGTTCCTAGCGTAAGCATCAGAGGCTTTCCTCTGTCAGATTCTCCTGACGGTTTGGTCGTGGTGGGCTGGTGGGGGAGCAAGGCGAGAGCCTTGCAGGTTCAGAGATGCATGCATGCATTCGATGACAGATAAAGAGTAATGAACGTAAAGTTTGAAGAGTTCACTACTCTTTTTTACTTTCAGCCTCTATGCCAAACAAATGCTTAGCCACCACTACATGCGTATGACCAA
This genomic stretch from Candidatus Bathyarchaeota archaeon harbors:
- a CDS encoding ABC transporter ATP-binding protein, whose amino-acid sequence is MASEIEYGKALLIEVQDKLQECQIHLRDYLDEQKNGVKTIDSVNDFQTRLLSIAELSIDLFVEAELLKTWTDLFGSDIPYFSFDRQLFDHKDSDAFDVADDIILAVRGLTKNYNLGKTTVYALRGVNLDIKEGEFVAILGNSGAGKTTLLNCIAGLDTPDYGVVLFRGKNLHELGDSAKSKSRLLEMGFIFQTYTLLPHFDTRENVALPADLAGLSKDLKDRIENLLEGVGLDQQAKQYPATLSGGQMQRVVIARALTNRPAVIFADEPTGDLDSVTGKQVMDLLKKFHEETKTTIIVITHEQDIADYAERKIMMKDGIITPS
- a CDS encoding ABC transporter ATP-binding protein; protein product: MILNEERVSVDKNQVEKNQKSILVISDLHKRYDEGKPNEVHALRGLDLTVQKGDMMAIMGPSGCGKTTLLNMIGHLDKRSSGKIGIDGIDTTTLSDSQMTAFRLDNISFIFQLFNLFPFLSAVENVETPLLLRGLKAGVAREQAKMLLRELGMGDRLYHLPSELSGGQQQRVAVARALINQPAIILGDEPTGDLDSTTSADVMALFRRINEINKQTLVLVTHNRWIAEQCDYIVHMTDGRVSSIEHGPFKKEESSK
- a CDS encoding FtsX-like permease family protein; translation: MGLKASFMIAKRSLMRRKTKNLSAILAVTLGVSLLVGIQITTDTLENAFLTSLLQSEGEVDIRVLNAAVGGYLKAADQEKIRALVPAAVGIMPELSTQLPMMVGSQFDPSVKIAGIPSNFSEAFGSFYDWKSGEKMDISTILTDNSSILLSSRQAESLGLNPDTIFPVSLDTEVTNVTLTVSINSTTGLPIVTPTYAIESVELNIVGVFDSKRPGIGSQYSGALFTLEHLQDWVSLQDPIREKNRVTAYLLALKTNHFASEIDEEYLQEQVDELEAAIPEQIDPFTGNSYKIYRVESPRLIFFSIAELIMTLMSTMLTALGLLIMITGVLLIANVQLMSVEDREFQTGVLRAVGENRRGIFLSILIENLFQGIIGGILGLVGGLAFGQAVALYLVSLFGTGELSVQPVISQQVILLSVIVGVTLGIVTGILPALRASRVNIVEALRGIKVSFKEKSSRNLVLLGIVAALGGSYFLLINGVLDDSSQVIWASQGWDSLNEWRNILIGAGLLFFGVGIILSHFIDRAKALTFTAVTLWATPFVLFAIAMGEWMPTSSGLAPDVLIIGIMEILIGSILFVALNLPIVMRALRRLLIKVRGVKGVAQIAPALISSHITRSTLTFAIFAVILTLNVTVATLVPTNLSSVVQTEEDSRGVDLIVHLNKPEAISTGISYTEELYKLDGHITDVIGFKTYRPTTDFQKFVALEDPYSPEFNSQTDMLPLGYGELRPEQIRGDAPNASDPNWRYDFYLSGFPDVVSKSFDPDTTDKELLDMSRTAWDLFFDFTYKMAVYNVSLPSILSGEGGLSDIDLESMGELGGSDLEDVDVLRDKNGSIIKNPIVFTDSFLLPLGLQLWIPMNTSAYGVPIYQPFTIGGRLDSQRAGGFPLTSFQLGGGHFEFSEALGRLYLPERWANQTNFLGEADGVTFISRAPNQFDYFLIKTTYPIDDDQIEEVAQTIEEFTNTKDQGYRQLVGDNFFVADATVLYSKIEAFLEMSERIVSFLQIYVTFGLVIGSVGMGVISVRNVAERKREIGMMRAIGFPRKQVMLSVLLELVVLGLIGLFIGVANGLLISVGFANMQNATLIIPWNDIGLYLGFITIIALSVGAIPGWIASRIPPAEALRYVG
- a CDS encoding PadR family transcriptional regulator, with product MVDRWMRRTAGVPRGLLRFLVLKLLTEKPMSGAEIVEEIERETGGRWKPSPGSIYPLLASLQDKGYTNESPTGESGMKQYVLTDEGKTFFEEQAKFGQKFLKKLEFLAPMLVGGFQFCINHENLCDVRGSAKRVVKTFIDLRAAMKDNLTKQDAEEIAEILNDCSKKLEKIARRIKENEPAKIL
- a CDS encoding SdpI family protein, with amino-acid sequence MEYLNMDSILGFIGVILVLGGLVMYYVGLGKSVNHIVGFRVPPTMRNPEIWKTVNIRMAKIMFVHGVITTIAGLTISETSTLVPAILAVGILPLLGYMVYGTWYAYELEKRWLSS